A region of Drosophila mauritiana strain mau12 chromosome 3L, ASM438214v1, whole genome shotgun sequence DNA encodes the following proteins:
- the LOC117141288 gene encoding ionotropic receptor 21a isoform X1 — MKNMVNWELGKAVNGRILFADKTSNLFGTPLPVAISEHVPMVLWANATQRFQGVEVEIMNALGKALNFKPVYYKPNQTENMDWELDGSGNPDGYGQNGTHIDSMLVDEVAAHSASFAIGDLHLFQVYLKLVELSAPHNFECLTFLTPESSTDNSWQTFILPFSAGMWAGVLLSLFVVGTVFYAISFLNAIINGNVSSEFFRCLRPNRSVPMDPKIYRRISFRIAISRYRPSKGDRMPRDLFDGYANCILLTYSMLLYVALPRMPRNWPLRVLTGWYWIYCILLVATYRASFTAILANPAARVTIDTLEDLLRSHIPPSAGANENRQFFLDANDEVARKVGEKMQVVGYSDDLTSRIAKGQCAYYDNEFYLRYLRVADESGSALHIMRECVLHMPVVLAMEKNSALKPRVDASIQHLAEGGLIAKWLKDAIEHLPAEALAQQEALMNIQKFWSSFVALLIGYVISLLTLLAERWHFKHIVMKHPMYDVYNPSLYYNFKRIYPQH; from the exons ATGAAAAATATGGTTAATTGGGAGCTGGGAAAAGCTGTGAATGGAAGGATTCTATTTGCGGACAAAACAAGCAACTTATTCG GAACCCCGTTGCCAGTGGCCATTTCCGAGCACGTGCCCATGGTTCTATGGGCAAATGCAACCCAGAGATTCCAAGGAGTCGAGGTTGAGATTATGAATGCCCTGGGCAAGGCACTAAACTTCAAGCCCGTTTACTACAAGCCCAATCAAACGGAGAACATGGACTGGGAGCTGGATGGAAGTGGTAATCCGGATGGATATGGACAGAATGGGACACACATTGACTCGATGCTTGTGGATGAGGTG GCTGCGCACAGTGCCAGCTTTGCCATTGGGGACTTGCATCTGTTCCAGGTGTACCTAAAATTGGTGGAGCTAAGTGCGCCGCATAATTTCGAATGCCTGACCTTTCTCACACCGGAATCCTCGACGGACAACTCCTGGCAGACCTTCATCCTGCCTTTTAGCGCTGGAATGTGGGCGGGTGTTCTGCTCTCCCTGTTCGTGGTGGGCACTGTTTTTTATGCCATTAGTTTTTTGAACGCCATTATCAACGGGAATGTGTCCTCTGAGTTTTTTCGTTGCCTGCGACCCAATCGCAGCGTGCCCATGGATCCAAAGATCTATCGTCGCATTAGTTTTCGCATCGCCATCAGTCGCTATCGTCCATCTAAAGGAGATCGGATGCCCAGGGATCTTTTCGATGGCTATGCCAACTGCATCCTGCTCACGTATAGTATGCTCCTATATGTGGCTCTACCACGAATGCCACGAAATTGGCCCCTGAGGGTTCTCACTGGTTGGTACTGGATCTACTGCATCCTCTTGGTGGCCACATATAGGGCCAGCTTCACTGCCATTTTGGCGAATCCAGCTGCCAG GGTTACTATAGACACACTGGAGGATCTGCTGCGATCTCATATACCGCCATCTGCCGGAGCAAATGAGAACAGGCAGTTTTTCCTGGATGCCAATGATGAGGTTGCTCGAAAAGTTGGCGAAAAGATGCAGGTGGTCGGCTACAGCGATGATTTG ACCTCTCGCATAGCCAAAGGTCAGTGCGCCTACTATGACAACGAGTTCTATCTGCGCTACTTACGAGTGGCGGACGAATCCGGATCAGCTCTCCACATCATGAGGGAATGTGTGCTCCATATGCCCGTAGTGCTGGCCATGGAGAAGAACTCGGCTCTAAAGCCACGGGTAGATGCCTCCATTCAACATCTGGCGGAGGGTG GTCTGATAGCCAAGTGGCTCAAGGATGCCATAGAGCATCTGCCGGCGGAGGCACTTGCTCAACAGGAGGCCCTCATGAATATTCAAAAATTCTGGAGCTCTTTTGTGGCCTTGTTGATTGGTTACGTAATCTCGTTGCTAACGCTACTCGCTGAAAGATGGCATTTCAAGCACATCGTTATGAAGCATCCCATGTATGATGTGTACAATCCAAGCttgtattataattttaagcGAATATATCCGCAGCATTGA
- the LOC117141288 gene encoding uncharacterized protein LOC117141288 isoform X5, whose amino-acid sequence MRTRRVRSGKQVNELPERTSGQQFAFGGERMRCLGILIVAYISLALATSIPIPIANDSPLGGYEMHLKILLQKILWVANVKRCIAVITDDLHYPIYDRIFFESVGRRVIPFFVMRTNESEDLQRPSKQVELFVKAIKTSDCELNVITILNGWQVQRFLGYIYDNRSLNMQKKFVLLYDSRLFESYMIHLWSVFIGAIFLKRQLDNKYTISTIAFPGILSGVLVMKNMVNWELGKAVNGRILFADKTSNLFGTPLPVAISEHVPMVLWANATQRFQGVEVEIMNALGKALNFKPVYYKPNQTENMDWELDGSGNPDGYGQNGTHIDSMLVDEVAAHSASFAIGDLHLFQVYLKLVELSAPHNFECLTFLTPESSTDNSWQTFILPFSAGMWAGVLLSLFVVGTVFYAISFLNAIINGNVSSEFFRCLRPNRSVPMDPKIYRRISFRIAISRYRPSKGDRMPRDLFDGYANCILLTYSMLLYVALPRMPRNWPLRVLTGWYWIYCILLVATYRASFTAILANPAARVTIDTLEDLLRSHIPPSAGANENRQFFLDANDEVARKVGEKMQVVGYSDDLTSRIAKGQCAYYDNEFYLRYLRVADESGSALHIMRECVLHMPVVLAMEKNSALKPRVDASIQHLAEGGLIAKWLKDAIEHLPAEALAQQEALMNIQKFWSSFVALLIGYVISLLTLLAERWHFKHIVMKHPMYDVYNPSLYYNFKRIYPQH is encoded by the exons ATGAGGACTCGGAGGGTTCGTTCCGGTAAACAGGTTAACGAACTGCCGGAACGGACAAGTGGCCAGCAGTTTGCGTTTGGCGGCGAAAGGATGCGCTGTCTGGGGATTCTGATTGTGGCTTACATATCCCTGGCGTTGGCCACGTcaattcccattcccattgccAACGATTCACCACTCGGTGGCTACGAGATGCATCTGAAAATATTGCTACAGAAAATCCTGTGGGTGGCCAATGTGAAGAGATGCATTGCCGTCATCACAGATGATCTGCATTATCCCATATACGATCGAATATTTTTCGAATCCGTGGGTCGACGAGTAATACCCTTCTTTGTGATGCGAACCAATGAAAGTGAGGATCTGCAGCGACCTTCCAAACAAGTTGAACTCTTTGTTAAGGCCATCAAAACCAGTGATTGTGAACTGAATGTAATCACCATACTAAATGGCTGGCAGGTGCAACGATTTCTTGGCTATATATACGATAATAGATCTTTGAATATGCAGAAAAAGTTTGTATTATTATACGATTCGCGACTTTTTGAGAGCTATATGATTCACCTATGGAGCGTTTTTATAGGTGCCATTTTCCTCAAAAGGCAGCTAGACAACAA GTATACCATTTCTACCATAGCCTTTCCGGGCATTTTGAGTGGCGTTTTGGTAATGAAAAATATGGTTAATTGGGAGCTGGGAAAAGCTGTGAATGGAAGGATTCTATTTGCGGACAAAACAAGCAACTTATTCG GAACCCCGTTGCCAGTGGCCATTTCCGAGCACGTGCCCATGGTTCTATGGGCAAATGCAACCCAGAGATTCCAAGGAGTCGAGGTTGAGATTATGAATGCCCTGGGCAAGGCACTAAACTTCAAGCCCGTTTACTACAAGCCCAATCAAACGGAGAACATGGACTGGGAGCTGGATGGAAGTGGTAATCCGGATGGATATGGACAGAATGGGACACACATTGACTCGATGCTTGTGGATGAGGTG GCTGCGCACAGTGCCAGCTTTGCCATTGGGGACTTGCATCTGTTCCAGGTGTACCTAAAATTGGTGGAGCTAAGTGCGCCGCATAATTTCGAATGCCTGACCTTTCTCACACCGGAATCCTCGACGGACAACTCCTGGCAGACCTTCATCCTGCCTTTTAGCGCTGGAATGTGGGCGGGTGTTCTGCTCTCCCTGTTCGTGGTGGGCACTGTTTTTTATGCCATTAGTTTTTTGAACGCCATTATCAACGGGAATGTGTCCTCTGAGTTTTTTCGTTGCCTGCGACCCAATCGCAGCGTGCCCATGGATCCAAAGATCTATCGTCGCATTAGTTTTCGCATCGCCATCAGTCGCTATCGTCCATCTAAAGGAGATCGGATGCCCAGGGATCTTTTCGATGGCTATGCCAACTGCATCCTGCTCACGTATAGTATGCTCCTATATGTGGCTCTACCACGAATGCCACGAAATTGGCCCCTGAGGGTTCTCACTGGTTGGTACTGGATCTACTGCATCCTCTTGGTGGCCACATATAGGGCCAGCTTCACTGCCATTTTGGCGAATCCAGCTGCCAG GGTTACTATAGACACACTGGAGGATCTGCTGCGATCTCATATACCGCCATCTGCCGGAGCAAATGAGAACAGGCAGTTTTTCCTGGATGCCAATGATGAGGTTGCTCGAAAAGTTGGCGAAAAGATGCAGGTGGTCGGCTACAGCGATGATTTG ACCTCTCGCATAGCCAAAGGTCAGTGCGCCTACTATGACAACGAGTTCTATCTGCGCTACTTACGAGTGGCGGACGAATCCGGATCAGCTCTCCACATCATGAGGGAATGTGTGCTCCATATGCCCGTAGTGCTGGCCATGGAGAAGAACTCGGCTCTAAAGCCACGGGTAGATGCCTCCATTCAACATCTGGCGGAGGGTG GTCTGATAGCCAAGTGGCTCAAGGATGCCATAGAGCATCTGCCGGCGGAGGCACTTGCTCAACAGGAGGCCCTCATGAATATTCAAAAATTCTGGAGCTCTTTTGTGGCCTTGTTGATTGGTTACGTAATCTCGTTGCTAACGCTACTCGCTGAAAGATGGCATTTCAAGCACATCGTTATGAAGCATCCCATGTATGATGTGTACAATCCAAGCttgtattataattttaagcGAATATATCCGCAGCATTGA
- the LOC117141288 gene encoding uncharacterized protein LOC117141288 isoform X2, with protein MKNMVNWELGKAVNGRILFADKTSNLFGTPLPVAISEHVPMVLWANATQRFQGVEVEIMNALGKALNFKPVYYKPNQTENMDWELDGSGNPDGYGQNGTHIDSMLVDEVAAHSASFAIGDLHLFQVYLKLVELSAPHNFECLTFLTPESSTDNSWQTFILPFSAGMWAGVLLSLFVVGTVFYAISFLNAIINGNVSSEFFRCLRPNRSVPMDPKIYRRISFRIAISRYRPSKGDRMPRDLFDGYANCILLTYSMLLYVALPRMPRNWPLRVLTGWYWIYCILLVATYRASFTAILANPAARVTIDTLEDLLRSHIPPSAGANENRQFFLDANDEVARKVGEKMQVVGYSDDLTSRIAKGQCAYYDNEFYLRYLRVADESGSALHIMRECVLHMPVVLAMEKNSALKPRVDASIQHLAEGLIAKWLKDAIEHLPAEALAQQEALMNIQKFWSSFVALLIGYVISLLTLLAERWHFKHIVMKHPMYDVYNPSLYYNFKRIYPQH; from the exons ATGAAAAATATGGTTAATTGGGAGCTGGGAAAAGCTGTGAATGGAAGGATTCTATTTGCGGACAAAACAAGCAACTTATTCG GAACCCCGTTGCCAGTGGCCATTTCCGAGCACGTGCCCATGGTTCTATGGGCAAATGCAACCCAGAGATTCCAAGGAGTCGAGGTTGAGATTATGAATGCCCTGGGCAAGGCACTAAACTTCAAGCCCGTTTACTACAAGCCCAATCAAACGGAGAACATGGACTGGGAGCTGGATGGAAGTGGTAATCCGGATGGATATGGACAGAATGGGACACACATTGACTCGATGCTTGTGGATGAGGTG GCTGCGCACAGTGCCAGCTTTGCCATTGGGGACTTGCATCTGTTCCAGGTGTACCTAAAATTGGTGGAGCTAAGTGCGCCGCATAATTTCGAATGCCTGACCTTTCTCACACCGGAATCCTCGACGGACAACTCCTGGCAGACCTTCATCCTGCCTTTTAGCGCTGGAATGTGGGCGGGTGTTCTGCTCTCCCTGTTCGTGGTGGGCACTGTTTTTTATGCCATTAGTTTTTTGAACGCCATTATCAACGGGAATGTGTCCTCTGAGTTTTTTCGTTGCCTGCGACCCAATCGCAGCGTGCCCATGGATCCAAAGATCTATCGTCGCATTAGTTTTCGCATCGCCATCAGTCGCTATCGTCCATCTAAAGGAGATCGGATGCCCAGGGATCTTTTCGATGGCTATGCCAACTGCATCCTGCTCACGTATAGTATGCTCCTATATGTGGCTCTACCACGAATGCCACGAAATTGGCCCCTGAGGGTTCTCACTGGTTGGTACTGGATCTACTGCATCCTCTTGGTGGCCACATATAGGGCCAGCTTCACTGCCATTTTGGCGAATCCAGCTGCCAG GGTTACTATAGACACACTGGAGGATCTGCTGCGATCTCATATACCGCCATCTGCCGGAGCAAATGAGAACAGGCAGTTTTTCCTGGATGCCAATGATGAGGTTGCTCGAAAAGTTGGCGAAAAGATGCAGGTGGTCGGCTACAGCGATGATTTG ACCTCTCGCATAGCCAAAGGTCAGTGCGCCTACTATGACAACGAGTTCTATCTGCGCTACTTACGAGTGGCGGACGAATCCGGATCAGCTCTCCACATCATGAGGGAATGTGTGCTCCATATGCCCGTAGTGCTGGCCATGGAGAAGAACTCGGCTCTAAAGCCACGGGTAGATGCCTCCATTCAACATCTGGCGGAGG GTCTGATAGCCAAGTGGCTCAAGGATGCCATAGAGCATCTGCCGGCGGAGGCACTTGCTCAACAGGAGGCCCTCATGAATATTCAAAAATTCTGGAGCTCTTTTGTGGCCTTGTTGATTGGTTACGTAATCTCGTTGCTAACGCTACTCGCTGAAAGATGGCATTTCAAGCACATCGTTATGAAGCATCCCATGTATGATGTGTACAATCCAAGCttgtattataattttaagcGAATATATCCGCAGCATTGA
- the LOC117141288 gene encoding ionotropic receptor 21a isoform X4, producing MAKVYGTPLPVAISEHVPMVLWANATQRFQGVEVEIMNALGKALNFKPVYYKPNQTENMDWELDGSGNPDGYGQNGTHIDSMLVDEVAAHSASFAIGDLHLFQVYLKLVELSAPHNFECLTFLTPESSTDNSWQTFILPFSAGMWAGVLLSLFVVGTVFYAISFLNAIINGNVSSEFFRCLRPNRSVPMDPKIYRRISFRIAISRYRPSKGDRMPRDLFDGYANCILLTYSMLLYVALPRMPRNWPLRVLTGWYWIYCILLVATYRASFTAILANPAARVTIDTLEDLLRSHIPPSAGANENRQFFLDANDEVARKVGEKMQVVGYSDDLTSRIAKGQCAYYDNEFYLRYLRVADESGSALHIMRECVLHMPVVLAMEKNSALKPRVDASIQHLAEGGLIAKWLKDAIEHLPAEALAQQEALMNIQKFWSSFVALLIGYVISLLTLLAERWHFKHIVMKHPMYDVYNPSLYYNFKRIYPQH from the exons ATGGCCAAGGTGTATG GAACCCCGTTGCCAGTGGCCATTTCCGAGCACGTGCCCATGGTTCTATGGGCAAATGCAACCCAGAGATTCCAAGGAGTCGAGGTTGAGATTATGAATGCCCTGGGCAAGGCACTAAACTTCAAGCCCGTTTACTACAAGCCCAATCAAACGGAGAACATGGACTGGGAGCTGGATGGAAGTGGTAATCCGGATGGATATGGACAGAATGGGACACACATTGACTCGATGCTTGTGGATGAGGTG GCTGCGCACAGTGCCAGCTTTGCCATTGGGGACTTGCATCTGTTCCAGGTGTACCTAAAATTGGTGGAGCTAAGTGCGCCGCATAATTTCGAATGCCTGACCTTTCTCACACCGGAATCCTCGACGGACAACTCCTGGCAGACCTTCATCCTGCCTTTTAGCGCTGGAATGTGGGCGGGTGTTCTGCTCTCCCTGTTCGTGGTGGGCACTGTTTTTTATGCCATTAGTTTTTTGAACGCCATTATCAACGGGAATGTGTCCTCTGAGTTTTTTCGTTGCCTGCGACCCAATCGCAGCGTGCCCATGGATCCAAAGATCTATCGTCGCATTAGTTTTCGCATCGCCATCAGTCGCTATCGTCCATCTAAAGGAGATCGGATGCCCAGGGATCTTTTCGATGGCTATGCCAACTGCATCCTGCTCACGTATAGTATGCTCCTATATGTGGCTCTACCACGAATGCCACGAAATTGGCCCCTGAGGGTTCTCACTGGTTGGTACTGGATCTACTGCATCCTCTTGGTGGCCACATATAGGGCCAGCTTCACTGCCATTTTGGCGAATCCAGCTGCCAG GGTTACTATAGACACACTGGAGGATCTGCTGCGATCTCATATACCGCCATCTGCCGGAGCAAATGAGAACAGGCAGTTTTTCCTGGATGCCAATGATGAGGTTGCTCGAAAAGTTGGCGAAAAGATGCAGGTGGTCGGCTACAGCGATGATTTG ACCTCTCGCATAGCCAAAGGTCAGTGCGCCTACTATGACAACGAGTTCTATCTGCGCTACTTACGAGTGGCGGACGAATCCGGATCAGCTCTCCACATCATGAGGGAATGTGTGCTCCATATGCCCGTAGTGCTGGCCATGGAGAAGAACTCGGCTCTAAAGCCACGGGTAGATGCCTCCATTCAACATCTGGCGGAGGGTG GTCTGATAGCCAAGTGGCTCAAGGATGCCATAGAGCATCTGCCGGCGGAGGCACTTGCTCAACAGGAGGCCCTCATGAATATTCAAAAATTCTGGAGCTCTTTTGTGGCCTTGTTGATTGGTTACGTAATCTCGTTGCTAACGCTACTCGCTGAAAGATGGCATTTCAAGCACATCGTTATGAAGCATCCCATGTATGATGTGTACAATCCAAGCttgtattataattttaagcGAATATATCCGCAGCATTGA
- the LOC117141288 gene encoding ionotropic receptor 21a isoform X3 has product MDIWPRCMVRTPLPVAISEHVPMVLWANATQRFQGVEVEIMNALGKALNFKPVYYKPNQTENMDWELDGSGNPDGYGQNGTHIDSMLVDEVAAHSASFAIGDLHLFQVYLKLVELSAPHNFECLTFLTPESSTDNSWQTFILPFSAGMWAGVLLSLFVVGTVFYAISFLNAIINGNVSSEFFRCLRPNRSVPMDPKIYRRISFRIAISRYRPSKGDRMPRDLFDGYANCILLTYSMLLYVALPRMPRNWPLRVLTGWYWIYCILLVATYRASFTAILANPAARVTIDTLEDLLRSHIPPSAGANENRQFFLDANDEVARKVGEKMQVVGYSDDLTSRIAKGQCAYYDNEFYLRYLRVADESGSALHIMRECVLHMPVVLAMEKNSALKPRVDASIQHLAEGGLIAKWLKDAIEHLPAEALAQQEALMNIQKFWSSFVALLIGYVISLLTLLAERWHFKHIVMKHPMYDVYNPSLYYNFKRIYPQH; this is encoded by the exons ATGGATATATGGCCAAGGTGTATGGTGA GAACCCCGTTGCCAGTGGCCATTTCCGAGCACGTGCCCATGGTTCTATGGGCAAATGCAACCCAGAGATTCCAAGGAGTCGAGGTTGAGATTATGAATGCCCTGGGCAAGGCACTAAACTTCAAGCCCGTTTACTACAAGCCCAATCAAACGGAGAACATGGACTGGGAGCTGGATGGAAGTGGTAATCCGGATGGATATGGACAGAATGGGACACACATTGACTCGATGCTTGTGGATGAGGTG GCTGCGCACAGTGCCAGCTTTGCCATTGGGGACTTGCATCTGTTCCAGGTGTACCTAAAATTGGTGGAGCTAAGTGCGCCGCATAATTTCGAATGCCTGACCTTTCTCACACCGGAATCCTCGACGGACAACTCCTGGCAGACCTTCATCCTGCCTTTTAGCGCTGGAATGTGGGCGGGTGTTCTGCTCTCCCTGTTCGTGGTGGGCACTGTTTTTTATGCCATTAGTTTTTTGAACGCCATTATCAACGGGAATGTGTCCTCTGAGTTTTTTCGTTGCCTGCGACCCAATCGCAGCGTGCCCATGGATCCAAAGATCTATCGTCGCATTAGTTTTCGCATCGCCATCAGTCGCTATCGTCCATCTAAAGGAGATCGGATGCCCAGGGATCTTTTCGATGGCTATGCCAACTGCATCCTGCTCACGTATAGTATGCTCCTATATGTGGCTCTACCACGAATGCCACGAAATTGGCCCCTGAGGGTTCTCACTGGTTGGTACTGGATCTACTGCATCCTCTTGGTGGCCACATATAGGGCCAGCTTCACTGCCATTTTGGCGAATCCAGCTGCCAG GGTTACTATAGACACACTGGAGGATCTGCTGCGATCTCATATACCGCCATCTGCCGGAGCAAATGAGAACAGGCAGTTTTTCCTGGATGCCAATGATGAGGTTGCTCGAAAAGTTGGCGAAAAGATGCAGGTGGTCGGCTACAGCGATGATTTG ACCTCTCGCATAGCCAAAGGTCAGTGCGCCTACTATGACAACGAGTTCTATCTGCGCTACTTACGAGTGGCGGACGAATCCGGATCAGCTCTCCACATCATGAGGGAATGTGTGCTCCATATGCCCGTAGTGCTGGCCATGGAGAAGAACTCGGCTCTAAAGCCACGGGTAGATGCCTCCATTCAACATCTGGCGGAGGGTG GTCTGATAGCCAAGTGGCTCAAGGATGCCATAGAGCATCTGCCGGCGGAGGCACTTGCTCAACAGGAGGCCCTCATGAATATTCAAAAATTCTGGAGCTCTTTTGTGGCCTTGTTGATTGGTTACGTAATCTCGTTGCTAACGCTACTCGCTGAAAGATGGCATTTCAAGCACATCGTTATGAAGCATCCCATGTATGATGTGTACAATCCAAGCttgtattataattttaagcGAATATATCCGCAGCATTGA
- the LOC117141288 gene encoding uncharacterized protein LOC117141288 isoform X6 has translation MRTRRVRSGKQVNELPERTSGQQFAFGGERMRCLGILIVAYISLALATSIPIPIANDSPLGGYEMHLKILLQKILWVANVKRCIAVITDDLHYPIYDRIFFESVGRRVIPFFVMRTNESEDLQRPSKQVELFVKAIKTSDCELNVITILNGWQVQRFLGYIYDNRSLNMQKKFVLLYDSRLFESYMIHLWSVFIGAIFLKRQLDNKYTISTIAFPGILSGVLVMKNMVNWELGKAVNGRILFADKTSNLFGTPLPVAISEHVPMVLWANATQRFQGVEVEIMNALGKALNFKPVYYKPNQTENMDWELDGSGNPDGYGQNGTHIDSMLVDEVAAHSASFAIGDLHLFQVYLKLVELSAPHNFECLTFLTPESSTDNSWQTFILPFSAGMWAGVLLSLFVVGTVFYAISFLNAIINGNVSSEFFRCLRPNRSVPMDPKIYRRISFRIAISRYRPSKGDRMPRDLFDGYANCILLTYSMLLYVALPRMPRNWPLRVLTGWYWIYCILLVATYRASFTAILANPAARVTIDTLEDLLRSHIPPSAGANENRQFFLDANDEVARKVGEKMQVVGYSDDLTSRIAKGQCAYYDNEFYLRYLRVADESGSALHIMRECVLHMPVVLAMEKNSALKPRVDASIQHLAEGLIAKWLKDAIEHLPAEALAQQEALMNIQKFWSSFVALLIGYVISLLTLLAERWHFKHIVMKHPMYDVYNPSLYYNFKRIYPQH, from the exons ATGAGGACTCGGAGGGTTCGTTCCGGTAAACAGGTTAACGAACTGCCGGAACGGACAAGTGGCCAGCAGTTTGCGTTTGGCGGCGAAAGGATGCGCTGTCTGGGGATTCTGATTGTGGCTTACATATCCCTGGCGTTGGCCACGTcaattcccattcccattgccAACGATTCACCACTCGGTGGCTACGAGATGCATCTGAAAATATTGCTACAGAAAATCCTGTGGGTGGCCAATGTGAAGAGATGCATTGCCGTCATCACAGATGATCTGCATTATCCCATATACGATCGAATATTTTTCGAATCCGTGGGTCGACGAGTAATACCCTTCTTTGTGATGCGAACCAATGAAAGTGAGGATCTGCAGCGACCTTCCAAACAAGTTGAACTCTTTGTTAAGGCCATCAAAACCAGTGATTGTGAACTGAATGTAATCACCATACTAAATGGCTGGCAGGTGCAACGATTTCTTGGCTATATATACGATAATAGATCTTTGAATATGCAGAAAAAGTTTGTATTATTATACGATTCGCGACTTTTTGAGAGCTATATGATTCACCTATGGAGCGTTTTTATAGGTGCCATTTTCCTCAAAAGGCAGCTAGACAACAA GTATACCATTTCTACCATAGCCTTTCCGGGCATTTTGAGTGGCGTTTTGGTAATGAAAAATATGGTTAATTGGGAGCTGGGAAAAGCTGTGAATGGAAGGATTCTATTTGCGGACAAAACAAGCAACTTATTCG GAACCCCGTTGCCAGTGGCCATTTCCGAGCACGTGCCCATGGTTCTATGGGCAAATGCAACCCAGAGATTCCAAGGAGTCGAGGTTGAGATTATGAATGCCCTGGGCAAGGCACTAAACTTCAAGCCCGTTTACTACAAGCCCAATCAAACGGAGAACATGGACTGGGAGCTGGATGGAAGTGGTAATCCGGATGGATATGGACAGAATGGGACACACATTGACTCGATGCTTGTGGATGAGGTG GCTGCGCACAGTGCCAGCTTTGCCATTGGGGACTTGCATCTGTTCCAGGTGTACCTAAAATTGGTGGAGCTAAGTGCGCCGCATAATTTCGAATGCCTGACCTTTCTCACACCGGAATCCTCGACGGACAACTCCTGGCAGACCTTCATCCTGCCTTTTAGCGCTGGAATGTGGGCGGGTGTTCTGCTCTCCCTGTTCGTGGTGGGCACTGTTTTTTATGCCATTAGTTTTTTGAACGCCATTATCAACGGGAATGTGTCCTCTGAGTTTTTTCGTTGCCTGCGACCCAATCGCAGCGTGCCCATGGATCCAAAGATCTATCGTCGCATTAGTTTTCGCATCGCCATCAGTCGCTATCGTCCATCTAAAGGAGATCGGATGCCCAGGGATCTTTTCGATGGCTATGCCAACTGCATCCTGCTCACGTATAGTATGCTCCTATATGTGGCTCTACCACGAATGCCACGAAATTGGCCCCTGAGGGTTCTCACTGGTTGGTACTGGATCTACTGCATCCTCTTGGTGGCCACATATAGGGCCAGCTTCACTGCCATTTTGGCGAATCCAGCTGCCAG GGTTACTATAGACACACTGGAGGATCTGCTGCGATCTCATATACCGCCATCTGCCGGAGCAAATGAGAACAGGCAGTTTTTCCTGGATGCCAATGATGAGGTTGCTCGAAAAGTTGGCGAAAAGATGCAGGTGGTCGGCTACAGCGATGATTTG ACCTCTCGCATAGCCAAAGGTCAGTGCGCCTACTATGACAACGAGTTCTATCTGCGCTACTTACGAGTGGCGGACGAATCCGGATCAGCTCTCCACATCATGAGGGAATGTGTGCTCCATATGCCCGTAGTGCTGGCCATGGAGAAGAACTCGGCTCTAAAGCCACGGGTAGATGCCTCCATTCAACATCTGGCGGAGG GTCTGATAGCCAAGTGGCTCAAGGATGCCATAGAGCATCTGCCGGCGGAGGCACTTGCTCAACAGGAGGCCCTCATGAATATTCAAAAATTCTGGAGCTCTTTTGTGGCCTTGTTGATTGGTTACGTAATCTCGTTGCTAACGCTACTCGCTGAAAGATGGCATTTCAAGCACATCGTTATGAAGCATCCCATGTATGATGTGTACAATCCAAGCttgtattataattttaagcGAATATATCCGCAGCATTGA